The sequence below is a genomic window from Pirellulales bacterium.
TCATCGACTAGCGGCCGCGTGTCGCGCCAGGCGACGCTGTTTCCCTCCTTGGGAAGCTGCAAGCCCTCGTACCCAACCATGTCGAGCAACACGCCCCAGCGGTATTTGTACGGAGGCGGGTCGCCGGCATAAGAACGAGCAAACCATTCGGCCCCGAGAAACATCGGATCGCCCAGATCGCGCCACGACGTCCCTTTACGAAACACGAATTCTTCGCCATCGAAGAGCACGAAATCGACGCCGTATTTGCTCTCCAGGTTCGGCATCCACCTGCCTAGTTCCATCAGCACGGCCACCCCGCTGGCCCCGTCGTTC
It includes:
- a CDS encoding M28 family peptidase, producing NDGASGVAVLMELGRWMPNLESKYGVDFVLFDGEEFVFRKGTSWRDLGDPMFLGAEWFARSYAGDPPPYKYRWGVLLDMVGYEGLQLPKEGNSVAWRDTRPLVDDIWRLAYNMGVREFIPRVKDDISDDHLRLHDIGKIPTCDIIDFSGYRRFWHTEQDTQANCSPLALAKVGWVMLEWLKQAK